The Punica granatum isolate Tunisia-2019 chromosome 4, ASM765513v2, whole genome shotgun sequence genome has a window encoding:
- the LOC116203383 gene encoding LRR receptor-like serine/threonine-protein kinase RPK2, with protein sequence MAGKRLALVTLFGFLALLAAAEDSGTVDKHALLELKSAITEDPLGFLSNWDPNDRDPCAWNGVSCDPFSGRVSALRLSSGGSSGCPEQDPFVKAGDFSLFFPCFGSEGDGNKNQSVKLRGKLSPAVGLLSRLRVLSLGFNGFSGMLPQELGKLRPLEVLDLGFNEFTGPIPVSLQNCTALEVINLSGNLLNGTIPSFFAAFSSAKLISLSFNMFTGPIPLALGGTNCLSLEHLHLPGNLLSGPIPPSLGSCSALRSLILSSNMLQGSIPLALGSLGMLEVLDLARNFLSGAIPAELGSCKQLKLLVLKNNYGPLLSNSALGRQDGEEDEDDFNFFEVELPDAVVKLPELRILWAPNSNLEGSLNPKWESHCKMEMLNLGQNYFTGEFPESISSCKSLYFLDLSSNNFSGLLHGNISVPCMAVFNISRNFLSGGIPEFTYGNCSEKLADLGKRDSDVFSFYASFFYRNALTSIASYLSRAEGVTVLHDFSNNLFIGPIPPLMIAPGSLSAWPFYGFWVQGNNLTGNLSSYSFAACPNLEGLVFNIGNNKITGEIPLVMGSACRSMKLLNMAGNGMTGSFPQTFVHLEGLMNLNLSRNKLQGQVPSYIGQIENLRSLSLSAGNFTGTIPRELSQLTSLEVLELSWNKFSGEIPPDLAKLEHLTVLRLDHNNLSGQIPAGFGKMTSLSVFNVSYNHLSGPIPLNPSLAKCENVQGNPKLPPCHPNSSLPWEWDQRQNTGNVSEQANNSPTESTEDSKSDNNSFSRIEIAAITSASIIFAILILLILLLFCMKRFGSKAVYGQGPERKEVVTCNGIGIELTYENVVRATGGFNIQNCIGSGGFGATYKAEIAPRVVVAVKRLSVGRFQGVQQFSAEIRTLGRVQHPNLVTLIGYHVSESEMFLIYNYLPGGNLEKFIQDRPRRTVGWGMLHKIALDIAKALAYLHDECVPRVLHRDIKPSNILLDNDFNAYLSDFGLARLLGTSETHATTDVAGTFGYVAPEYAMTCRVSDKADVYSYGVVLLELISDKKALDPSFSSYGNGFNIVAWASMLLRQGQASEFFAAGLWESGPHDDLIEVLHLGIKCTGESLSARPSMRQVAQRLKRIQPSPT encoded by the coding sequence GGTGATTTCTCTCTGTTCTTCCCTTGCTTTGGCTCTGAAGGTGATGGAAACAAGAACCAGTCGGTGAAATTGAGAGGTAAGCTCTCGCCTGCTGTAGGCCTGCTGTCTAGGCTTAGGGTCTTGTCTCTTGGGTTCAATGGTTTTAGTGGCATGCTGCCTCAGGAACTCGGAAAACTTCGGCCTTTGGAAGTTCTTGATTTGGGGTTCAATGAGTTTACCGGACCCATACCCGTCTCTCTCCAAAACTGCACTGCCCTAGAAGTTATTAATCTCTCTGGTAATCTGCTCAATGGGACGATTCCCTCATTTTTTGCTGCGTTCTCTAGTGCCAAGTTGATCTCCCTGTCGTTTAACATGTTCACCGGCCCCATTCCGCTTGCGTTAGGTGGCACTAATTGTCTATCGCTTGAGCATCTTCATCTGCCGGGCAACTTGCTCTCGGGTCCGATCCCCCCAAGCCTTGGGAGCTGCAGCGCGCTGCGGTCTCTGATACTGTCCTCAAACATGTTACAGGGCAGTATCCCTTTGGCTCTAGGGAGCCTCGGGATGCTCGAAGTTCTCGACCTGGCGAGAAACTTCTTGAGCGGGGCAATACCAGCAGAATTGGGCAGTTGCAAGCAGCTCAAGCTGCTAGTTCTCAAGAACAACTATGGCCCTCTATTATCCAATTCAGCTCTAGGAAGGCAAGATGGagaggaggatgaggatgatttcaatttttttgaggTGGAATTACCTGATGCTGTTGTGAAGCTTCCTGAACTTCGTATACTTTGGGCACCCAACTCAAACCTCGAGGGAAGTTTAAACCCGAAATGGGAATCTCATTGTAAGATGGAGATGCTGAATCTAGGGCAGAATTATTTCACCGGAGAGtttcccgagtccatttccagcTGTAAAAGCCTGTACTTTCTTGATCTAAGCTCCAACAACTTCAGCGGGTTGCTTCACGGGAATATTTCTGTTCCCTGCATGGCGGTCTTTAATATTAGCAGGAACTTTTTGTCAGGAGGTATTCCAGAATTCACTTATGGTAACTGCTCTGAGAAGTTGGCAGACTTGGGGAAGCGGGACTCTGATGTGTTCAGTTTCTATGCTTCTTTCTTCTATAGGAATGCTCTCACAAGCATTGCGTCATACTTGTCACGTGCTGAAGGAGTAACGGTTTTGCATGATTTTAGCAACAATTTGTTCATTGGGCCTATCCCTCCTTTAATGATTGCTCCGGGGAGTTTATCAGCTTGGCCTTTCTATGGATTCTGGGTGCAAGGAAACAATCTAACTGGGAATCTCTCATCGTATTCTTTCGCCGCGTGCCCTAATTTGGAAGGACTGGTCTTCAACATTGGTAACAACAAAATAACCGGCGAAATTCCTTTAGTTATGGGCAGCGCTTGTCGGAGCATGAAGCTTCTAAACATGGCAGGCAATGGTATGACAGGTTCATTTCCTCAGACGTTTGTCCATTTGGAGGGACTAATGAATCTTAACCTTAGCCGGAACAAGTTGCAGGGTCAGGTACCTTCTTACATTGGGCAGATTGAGAATTTGAGAAGCCTCTCTCTTTCAGCTGGTAACTTCACTGGCACGATTCCTCGGGAATTATCTCAATTGACTTCTTTGGAGGTTTTGGAACTGTCCTGGAACAAATTTTCTGGGGAAATTCCGCCTGATCTTGCAAAACTCGAGCATCTCACTGTTTTGAGGTTAGACCACAACAACCTGTCAGGTCAAATACCTGCTGGGTTCGGTAAAATGACTTCCCTCTCAGTGTTTAATGTCTCTTACAACCATCTATCAGGTCCCATACCCTTGAACCCGAGCTTGGCAAAATGCGAGAACGTGCAAGGAAACCCTAAGCTTCCTCCATGTCATCCCAACTCCTCATTACCCTGGGAGTGGGACCAGCGGCAGAATACTGGCAACGTTTCTGAACAGGCCAACAATTCTCCAACTGAAAGCACAGAGGATAGCAAAAGTGACAACAACAGCTTCAGTCGTATAGAGATTGCTGCCATAACATCAGCCTCGATTATCTTTGCAATTCTGATATTGTTGATCCTTTTATTATTCTGCATGAAGAGGTTCGGCAGCAAGGCTGTCTACGGTCAGGGCCCAGAGCGTAAAGAAGTTGTTACTTGCAATGGTATCGGAATCGAGTTGACCTACGAGAATGTTGTCCGGGCCACGGGTGGTTTCAATATTCAAAATTGCATAGGGAGTGGAGGGTTTGGGGCCACATACAAGGCTGAGATTGCGCCTAGGGTTGTGGTGGCTGTGAAGAGGCTCTCAGTGGGAAGGTTCCAGGGTGTCCAGCAATTCTCAGCAGAGATACGAACCCTTGGACGGGTCCAGCACCCTAACCTCGTGACTCTAATAGGGTACCATGTCAGCGAGTCAGAGATGTTCCTTATTTACAATTACTTGCCAGGTGGCAATCTTGAGAAATTCATCCAGGATCGACCACGGAGGACCGTGGGTTGGGGCATGCTCCACAAGATCGCCCTTGACATTGCAAAGGCCCTTGCTTACCTACATGACGAGTGCGTTCCTAGGGTCCTGCACAGGGACATCAAACCCAGCAACATCTTATTGGACAATGACTTCAACGCCTACCTCTCCGACTTTGGCCTTGCCCGTCTGCTGGGCACTTCTGAGACCCACGCCACCACCGATGTGGCAGGCACCTTTGGATACGTTGCCCCTGAGTACGCGATGACATGTCGGGTGTCGGACAAGGCAGACGTGTACAGCTATGGGGTTGTCCTCCTAGAGCTCATATCGGATAAGAAGGCCCTGGATCCTTCTTTCTCCTCTTATGGTAATGGGTTTAACATTGTGGCTTGGGCAAGCATGCTTCTTCGTCAGGGCCAGGCGAGTGAGTTTTTTGCTGCAGGGCTCTGGGAAAGTGGACCCCATGATGACCTCATCGAGGTCCTTCACCTAGGTATCAAGTGTACTGGTGAGTCTCTCTCTGCAAGGCCTTCAATGAGGCAGGTCGCGCAGAGGTTGAAGCGGATTCAGCCGTCTCCGACTTAG